The following are encoded in a window of Amaranthus tricolor cultivar Red isolate AtriRed21 chromosome 2, ASM2621246v1, whole genome shotgun sequence genomic DNA:
- the LOC130806088 gene encoding uncharacterized protein LOC130806088 isoform X1, producing the protein MDEIKFIGHNNPEDVRWLFSLSETELDLLISLKKLAHKRAQCVGHESLAQRFDLKTLRALGFIVMRHIKEQVEGLQLTGLTGSNNLFDGCNLLKLDLENRVETREQATTGEVEKATEEVKTRSSTKAPKLKRKRNVMVVEALQGKDHR; encoded by the exons ATGGATGAGATCAAATTTATTGGACATAATAATCCCGAAGATGTTAGATGGCTTTTCTCATTGTCCGAGACAGAACTT GATTTGCTGATTAGCCTGAAGAAACTTGCCCATAAACGAGCGCAATGTGTAGGCCATGAAAGTCTTGCCCAAAGATTTGATCTCAAAACACTTCGAGCGCTTG GGTTTATTGTGATGCGGCACATCAAAGAACAAGTAGAAGGCTTGCAATTGACTGGATTAACTGGGTCCAataatttgtttgatggatgtaATCTATTGAAATTGGACTTGGAGAACAGAGTTGAGACACGAGAGCAAGCAACGACAGGAGAAGTAGAGAAAGCAACAGAGGAAGTGAAGACAAG ATCAAGTACGAAGGCACCAAAgttaaagagaaaaagaaatg TTATGGTAGTAGAGGCTTTACAGGGTAAAGATCACAGATAA
- the LOC130806088 gene encoding uncharacterized protein LOC130806088 isoform X2, translating to MDEIKFIGHNNPEDVRWLFSLSETELDLLISLKKLAHKRAQCVGHESLAQRFDLKTLRALGFIVMRHIKEQVEGLQLTGLTGSNNLFDGCNLLKLDLENRVETREQATTGEVEKATEEVKTRSSTKAPKLKRKRNG from the exons ATGGATGAGATCAAATTTATTGGACATAATAATCCCGAAGATGTTAGATGGCTTTTCTCATTGTCCGAGACAGAACTT GATTTGCTGATTAGCCTGAAGAAACTTGCCCATAAACGAGCGCAATGTGTAGGCCATGAAAGTCTTGCCCAAAGATTTGATCTCAAAACACTTCGAGCGCTTG GGTTTATTGTGATGCGGCACATCAAAGAACAAGTAGAAGGCTTGCAATTGACTGGATTAACTGGGTCCAataatttgtttgatggatgtaATCTATTGAAATTGGACTTGGAGAACAGAGTTGAGACACGAGAGCAAGCAACGACAGGAGAAGTAGAGAAAGCAACAGAGGAAGTGAAGACAAG ATCAAGTACGAAGGCACCAAAgttaaagagaaaaagaaatg GGTAA